The genomic interval CAGCACAGCGGGAGGTTTCTTCAGCCGTGTGGTGACAGAAGCACGAAACTCTGATGTTCTGTGTAATGAAGGTGATTCAGTTTTTTTATGCCTAAGTAACAGAGTGTCCTGACTGCAACTGGCTATCACGAGGAAGcccatttgtttttttgattaAATGAAAGATTGTTTCGGATCAcagtcatttgtttttattctcaCACTGAGACAACAagaagagggacagacagataAATACATCTATACGTGTGTCTATGCGTGCAGTTGTTTTCTCTCAGCCAGTGAGAGAAACCACATCAGTCACATCGTATTTCACGTTTTCACTTTGACCCAGAGGCAAGGCATGTTGGGCATTTTGACAGTAAATTGGACACAGGAGATCAGTCTTCACCCATAATGACTCTTCTGCCGAGAGCAAAGCAACTAGTCCATTAGTAATGGAGAGAGGTAGCGACGTGCGGCAGGCTCTGCAATCTATTTCTTTCATTAGTCCCTTGTTTACATTTTCTGGAACagacaagagagaaagagtagAGGAGGTAAGAAGGCTGGACTAGAAAGGACACACTCTGTGTGTAAAGCTGATGAcatgttttgtgtaaataaatacatatgttaAAGATGAAGATGCAACATCAATGCCATTGCAtacattttcatctttttttcacaAGTACAATTTATCTCCTATATGTGAGTCAGTATTCATGTTTAACCTAACCCCTGTGAAGTCTTTTTGTGCTAATCAATGTCATGTCACAGTTCATTGCGACTGTATCACTTGCATAGTTTACACCGGAATAACTCAATGAATACACAATTATTGTCTCCGATGAGAGTCGTGTGCAATACCACAGATATTTGTCCATCTGCAGGCTCTGTTTCCTGTTAATGAATTGTTAATGTTACTACAGTTAGTCTTTGGAGAACAAATAGCCCTGTTTTTGAAGATAACCTTGTAGTTGTAAGAGTCTATACAGCGGtactttgagctaaatgagctaaatgctaatctCAGCATGCTAAGATGCTCATAatacaatgctaacatgctggtTTATCAGGAatgatgtttaccatgttcaccatcttagttttgtatgttagcatgctagcacttGCTTACTAGCACTAATCACAAAGTACAGCCGAAGCAGATGGGAATCAAGATAGTTTTAGTTAGAACCAAAGTATTAAACAAATTCAAATTTTGACCCAATAATGGCGCTAGCTGAAAGGTTAAAGAACCAAaattatgttcattttcaggttcatacttgtattttgggttttgtttttgcacctgtctctttaagcccccctcccaaaaaagcccAGTGTGCTCTGACACCTGGGGAATGACTGTAGCAGCACTGTAGCGGCATTTTCTATCTATATATAGTAtggttgtgacatcacaaccataCAGAAGGCTTGACGGCTCATTTAAAGGAACTGTTTCTGAATactggctgtgtgcatttctcagtagactgagcgttttgatacttcCACAGTATTTACATAGCACCTTGATCTGCCTCTTAATCAAAAAAATACATGGAAATCTGACTTTTTACAATATAGGACCTTTAGGATCACCACAAGTATTACAGTTCATAGTGAAAACATGGGAACATGTGTGTACCATACAGTATTTCAtggtaatccatccaatagttgttggggcattttcagtcaaaaccacaaatgtgaacTTGTTGGTGctggaggaaaagtcaggggatgaccaaagtcagtaggattcatcctctggagaTCATGAATTTCTGCACACAATTTCCAATGGTTTCCAATAGCCCAATATtttcatccaatagttgttgagatattttagcctggaccaaagtggtggacagaTCGACCAAGCGGCATAgcaacattgccatccctagagccatgcTAGCGTGCGTGGGaaaaaataaagcttttcttGAAACCTGTGCCACCTGAAGTCAACAGTAGCCTAAGACGTAAACCCACAAGTGTAACTCTCAGAGTTCAGAGACTAAGAACACACCAGTCACACACTGAGGATGTTAGGAGACAGTTGTCAGCCGCATCACAGGATAACTCTCTGTTCTCAACTCCAGCTAGGTGTTTATAGAAAAAAAGGTCAACTGCCTCAGTAGTTTAATCTCATGTGTGACACGTGGAGTCAGCCACAACCGGTTTTCAGACGCTGTGGTTATTAGAACGTGAAACAGGATGTTTTGCCTTTTTCTGGAAACAACTAGGTTTTTAAGAGGGTTACACTGCGAATACACTCAGCTCAGTTTGAGTAATTGGAAAAAGGAGTGATATTGCCAAATCTGTATTTGAGGGGAAATTAGTGGCTGGAAAACAGATTGTTGCTGCTGAGCGAAAACCTTCGATCTCAACTTTTCAGGAATTCGAAAATTGTCCAATTGTTTTCAGACACTCAAATGTCATGCTTACAGATGATTGACAATGAGTGGGACAGGCTCAAGAACCCACACATATTAAAATGTGCCGCAACCCACATCTTCATCTGCATGAGAAGCGTGTTGCTGTTACCTTGTCTTTAGCCGCCTGAGAGTACAGGAGAGGAGCAGAGGGCAGAATGGGAGATCAGTGGGGCATGTGTGGCTGTGGTCGAGCACGAATGCTGAGTCGTGCGGAGGCTCAGCTGCTCCCTCTCAGAGGTAGTAACACAAAGGGCTTTTGATAGAGTGTCACTGACTGCTATACCAGACCTCTCTGCCCTCCCTCAcatacactcacaaacacatcaTCTTCCAGAGACCACATACAGTAACTTCATCACCACACCTCCAGGATGCTACACTGCAGTTTCTGGTTCATATTTACAGAGTCATGGCAGCTACGGAGAGCACCGTCTCCCAACCACTCATCACATTTCAGGCCTTCTAATCCAGTTCTGCAAAGGAAATGAGTGCAAAGCATCCTGCGTTGttgggtgtggggggggtgcttttgtctttgttggagCTGAGTAATGTGATTAAGATCCATGCGTGACTGCTGCACATTCTGCCCGTAGAGCTGACTGGAAGAAGTGCCAGTAAACAAGTGCTCCCTTCGTTCTCCTTCGTTCTTGCTGATAGAGGCTATGGGGCCATGCAGGGTGGGCGGTCAGAGGAAATGTTCTTccagtctgtctgtcagtcctGTTTAAATGTTGGACCACAAAATGATCTGGATAATGAACTTTGTTGTTGACTCGCTGAAGGCTATACAGTTGGCACGCTCAGAATGAGTAGGCTACAATATTTATAGTCTCTTATATAAGCATCTTAGTTCTTATGATAAAATCAAGAAGCAAGTGTTATCTACAGAAAAACATACGGGCACACAGGGCACTTTCTATTtgcagtgttgttttttttctcttcgaCAAAGAGTGATGAGCCAAGAACACAAGGCTGCAAAATGGTCGCATCCTATTTTAGTTTCCGCTGGCTATATTTAGCACTTTCTTCCCACAAGATAACTGAGGAACCTCGACACCTTCAGAACAAAACCTCCTGTGCTATGTTTTCATGAACTGTACATTAACTACTGTGAATTaattcagcttttttttaatcacctgTCAGTCAACTCAGACACATTTGTGAAGCTCTCGTTTAAACCAGTGGTGCTGAGAAAAAGGCTGCAGGGAGACGAGAACAAAGAGTGAAGCAGTTGCCTTTGAATGATAGATGAAAAAAGACCGTCAGCAAAATTGTTTTTGCTGATTTGATGCCTATtagtgtgcgtatgtgtgtgtgtgtgctgtgcatgATTGGATGATTACATTTGATTATGCGTGTAGAAAAGGGTGGGGGGTTGGGGTGAAGAGAGAAGGGTGAGATCATTAGTGCTATCCACTTCATTTCCTCAAAAGGTCTAATCATTTGTTAAATACTTTTATCATTTGCTCAATCACTGTAACAGAAGCTCACCTGCACAGTCACTCATTCCTGATTTTTAATTTGTTGTCAGTTGGTACATCTAGTGTGTCTGACTCCATCTGAGCTTGAAATTAAAGCAGCTGTATTTTCCTTTCTAGGATCAGTTTGACCTATTTCAAACTTGGCACTTCTGAAAATtaacaataacttttttttttcagcttcaGCAATATACATACCTTATCACTGTGCACACCAAATGTATTTTCCAGGCAGAAATAAGCAACCTCTTTTCTCTCAGCACCCCTGATTGTTTCTACTCttgaaaaatatatatgaataaatCTGAGTGGTCACAGATGATCTGTGGCATGCCTTACCgggtttttatatatatatacttggaGCTGTCGTCTCTCTCCATTTGTTCCATTTTTTAGACCTTCTAACTGGCCATATTGATTTTCCCATAGATGTCTGCCAGTAAGTGCTGTCTGAGACCAGCCATATCTAAAATCTGGCCAGAGTGATCTAGAGGGACAGCAGGAAGTCCAATACATTAACTGAAAGCACTTTTCCTGTTGATGCCTTTCCTGAATTGATTGTATGGAAATGAAGGTCTGTTAAAGCCTTCCTGATGTAACCACCTATTGGGACACAATGTACAGACAAGAATATATGGATGTGCGCCAACAGATATAAATATACTGAAGAGTTTTCTGTCATAAACACATTCTTATATTGCCTGCCATCTTCAAAGCAGAAGAAAACCTGACCCTAAGcagtgttttttctcttttcatttaGTCTGCCCCACAGCGTCAAGGCGagcctgtctctttctccatctgGGCCGGGACGGGTGGGCAGTGGCGGGGGCTCCCCTACATCCAAGATGGGCTACTGTGGAGGGGTGCCTGTGGAGGACATGCAGGCCCTGGCCATCACTTCTCTGTCGGCAGCAGATGTAGCCAAACAATATGAGCACATCCGCGAGCTGGGGAAGGGCACGTATGGCAAGGTGGACCTAGTGGCACACCGGACGCAGGGTGAGTTATCCTTTATCTATAAAGCATAAAAGCATAAATACAAAAATTTAATTTTGGAAAGCAGATTGTTCAGATCGCCACATTGTGCCAGCATCTCTAATTTCAGCAGTTAAAAGGGTTTGTTAAGGATTTGTTTTAGGTCTACTGTTTAATCCTTGGTTGTAAGAAAATCAAGGTTAACTGACTCAGCCTGAAAGCGGTATAATTGTAAAAGTATGAGGCTGAGAAGTGCTTTTTTTAAGTGCTGTGTGCGTGCTAAACATCCTCTGTATATCTGCAGCTGTGATCATGAACAGCTGGTTGTATGGGTGTAATGGAGGTGATATTCATTCACTGTACATGTTTATAGAAATGAATGTAGCAGCTGTTACAAAGACAGGGTTGGGTAGATGTATCTCTCCACTCCTTAGAGTCTCAGGTAACACTTCCAAATTCACTTTGGGTGCTTTGGATAACACTTGAAGTGTTTTGGATAGTAAAAGTACTTATTTGATAAACCAGACCTTAATTGTGTCCGTCTACATGTTTATATttgatttttctgtttttttaggcaccaaaatggcGCTGAAGTTTGTTACCAAGAACAAGACGAAGCTGAAGAGTTTCCTGCGGGAGTACAGTCTAACAGGCTCACTCAGCTGCAGTCCCTTCATTATCAAAGTCCTGGACGTGCTCTTTGAGACGGAGGACAGCTATGTGTTTGGACAAGAATATGCCCCCGCTGGGGACCTATTCGACATCATCCCCCCACAGGTAAAGCAACCATGCTTCCTTCCACCAATCGCAGTCCTCGCTCAGCCAGAGCTGCTCCAATCAGCCGCCATGTTCAGACACAGCGGTTTTAACAAGCTCTCCTGGGATTGGAGCCTTGTCTTCGTCCTGGTTTTCTCTCCGCGCAGAGCTCTCGCTTTGCTTTAGAGCTATTTCAGTTGATGTACGCTGAGTGCTTGACTTCAAGGTTCTTCTAAAGACTCATTAAAAATGTTTGCAGCGGAACTCAAAActgagatttttttgttttcttttagttttccTTTTTGGAGCGTATCACTTTTTACCCTGTACTTCTACCACTCAATATAACCATcgcctacttttttttaactgtactgTAACCTACTCACCACAAAGCTCTTTAATGGTATCACCTCCCATAGTCTCACCTCCTACACAATGTACTGTATCTATTAGACTGTATTAATTCAAAtattctctgtttttttctgccttCCTTTCTCCAACACTTTCTCCTTCCCTCCACTCTCCCTTCTTCAGGTGGGTCTGCCAGAGGAAATGGTCAAACGCTGTATGCAACAACTGGGCTTGGCCCTGGACTTTATGCACAGTAAAAACCTGGTGCATCGGGATGTCAAACCTGAGAATGTGCTCCTATTCGACCGCGAGTGCCGCCGCATCAAACTGGCTGACTTTGGTATGACCCGACGCGTGGGAAGCCGTGTGAAACGGGTGAGTGGCACCATCCCCTATACAGCGCCAGAGGTGTGCCGCGCTAGCCGTGCTGAGGGTTTCCTTGTGACCACCAGTCTGGATGTGTGGGCGTTCGGGGTTCTGGTCTTCTGTATGCTGACAGGCAATTTCCCCTGGGAGGCAGCGCTGCCGGCCGATGCCTTCTATGAGGAGTTTCGGCGCTGGCAGAAAGCAGGTTGTCCTGTGGGGACGTACCCGTCTCAGTGGCGCCGCTTCACTGATGACGCCTTGCGCATGTTTCAGCGGCTGCTCGCTGCTGAGCCGGAAAAACGCTGCGGAGTCAAGGACGTCTTCTGCTTTGTCAAGTATGAGCTGGTCAGCGAGCTCAGGCGCAGAGCATCTTGCCGAGCCAAGAGAGGTGAGAGGTCAAGTTCGGGAGTGTGCACTGGCAGCTGCACTTCCTCCTCGTCCGCCACTTCGTCACGTTCCTCCCACAGACACCCCGAGCCCTCGACCCCTCCAGGAACATCCTGCCTGCGCCCGGCACCACTTAAACGCAGTGTCCTGTCCGACCCGCTATCTCCCAGAGAGGAGTCTGGACAGCACCAGTCTCCAGGCCGAGACAAGAACAAAAGCCAGATGATGATGGCAACTGCCATCGAAATCTGTGTGTGACCACGTGAATGTTAGCAGCGGAGACTAAATGGCTTTTCACAGTAATAACAAAGCTGGGAAGAGGTGTTAATGACTACCACAGAGACTCCGGTGGAGGAAAAAGAGAGTTAGGCCTACTTTAACCATGAAAGAGAAGCTCAGGATCACATCCCCAGCTGTGCAAATGGACAACATCAATCAGCGGTACACACGTGGACAGCTTATCACTGGCACATGCCGTTTAGGTTTTGATTTGTGACCAAAGACTTATTCCCAAGCTGAGAAGCCGTTTAAGAGTCCGCTGATGTTGCTCCTCTCGGCAGCTCATCCTGCCATCCAGACATGTGTGTTTTCTGCCCATACACTGTGGTGGTGCTAATGATTCTATAATTACATACTCCATAAGAAAAACggcttttctcttctctctcatcaCTCCATGTCTCTTTACTTCTGTTTATGTTATGTCTCTTTACTAGTGTTTATTTATCTGAGAATATAAGCTCCGGGGAGGCCAACACTTTATCTGATCTGGTGATGCTGTTCAGTCGGAGGCCGGTGTTCTGAGGGCAATGTACGAAACATTCGACTGCCATTTCTCAGACTTCCTGCCAACTTCCAATGCATaaaatttgtcttttttaaagagaatgtgttataaagagaaaaagaaaaaaaaaggaaacctttATGTAGCAGTTTGTATGATCATGTCGGTGTCTAGACTTAGAGACATAAGCATCTCCTCAGGACACTTCAGTGggtcacttcctgttttattattaatgaaaaTCCATTACCTGGATGAAACACACATCTGCCACTTCTGAATTGCTGTCAATGAGATTCATTTCCAATGCGACAAAGTAGAATACAGGGATTGTGCATTTTCTGAGGTAAAAGGGTGGCGAAcaaagaagaggagaagaagtgtctttttattgtttcttttctacctgctgtgtgtgtttggatgtgtgtgtttcaaatgCTAAAGCACAAGATATTTTGTAAAGGAGGAGAACTCTTAGTTAAAAAACTACGCCTCTATATTGTAAATAATTTGATATTTCTAGGAGTGCACTGTATTATCAGGTAGTTCAACTATGTAGCGGTACTAGTTTTCTATGACAGGGATAGGGGTTTTAGGGTTTTACAGTCACTGTCGGGGCAATGCAATGTATGTAGCAACAAAGTATgacaaaatgtacagtatatcacaagaaattaaataatttatatAGAAATATGATCAAGAGCCTGTCACAACATATAACATGGTAgcagttttttcttttattgtatttGGGTTTCATCTGAACTGAAGCAGTTTTCAGTTTTCTGACCCAGGTATGACACACAAATTGGTGAATAGACGCCACTCATTTCTGAATTTTCCTGTCACCATAACCTTATCATGAGCAACAGCCATTTCCTGTGTAAAATCATTGTGCTTCCTGGCTTCATTTAATCTGCTAAAGCTACAGAGGGGCTGCTTTGCAGGTCGACACCTTCACAAAATAATATGTTGTTGCACCCCTTGTGCTCACTTTTAATATAATCCTCCTGACTCTCTTTGGGAATTCATCCAAATGTATTCGTTGAATAGCAGATCCCAGGTGTTTGTTATCTGGAGGGATTACCTCTGTGTCAGCTATAGATGTTCTGCGAGCTGAAGATGGACCCTGACCAGGGCACTGCTGCAGATTCAGCCTCCAAAGAGATACTGCTAATTAAAAAAAGCGtctatgtatgtttaatgtgaatGCTTCAATGTGTCATTACCATTATTTTTCTTGCTTGCTGGTTATGTCACCCAGGTGTGTCGTGTctatgacagtgtgtgtgtgtgtgtgtgtgtgtgtttgtgtgcttgtctTTTGTCTTCACGTTTCTTTTTCCCCCCACTCCTCCCATGACAGCCCATCAGCTCTGTCGCTATAGTGACAGTGCGGGTGCTCCTCTGGTTCGCCTTCTGTCCTCTACTTTAAAGTCAAGTCTGATTACGTCCAAATGAAACAAATGGTCACCAGTAGCCCACAGCTCCTCATGATAGTTGCTTAGCTTATCATACTGGATGACACATTTCTGCAGGTACACATTTTCCTGTATTTTATGAGTCAGTTCACTGACCAAAGTCTTTATCCAGTCTCTTCAGGCATAATCAGAGCTGATGGTAGTCCTCAtcatttttcatgtttcttCTCATCCTTACTCTTGATTCTGCAAAGGTGATCTGATTGAGGCTGAAGACTTGTCAAAGGGATTGATTGTATGCTGAGATGCTGGCTGCCTCAGAGGATCTGTCAAAAGGTAATCTGTCAGTAGATTGTGGTGGAATGTGAATTAGCCCTGCCCTACATTTTGCTATTCTGTTTACGTAGGATTTACCCTGAAATAGACAGGGATTAGATGGACGGTGTGCAAAAggtaatataaaataatgcaaCTAAAACGTAACAAAACTCAACCTAATGTAATGCAAAATAACGTAACTCAACACAACATGGTGTAACGTActgcaaaatattaaataacctAAAATTACGTTATCGTACCATAACATGCGGCATCATAACATGATGTATCATCACATGATGTATCATAACATGATGTATCATAACATGCCGCAACATAACATGACGCATCATAATGTGACGTATCATAACATGACGTATCATAACATGACGTATCATAACATGACGTTTCATAGCATGACGTTTCATAGCATGATGTATCATAACATGACGTATCATAACATGACGTATCATAACATGACGTATCATAACATGACGTTTCATAACATGACGTTTCATAGCATGTCGTATCACAACATGACTTATCACAACATGACGTATCACAACATGACGTATCACAACATGATGTTTCATAGAATGGTGTATCATAGCATGTCATATCATAACATGGCACATCATAACATGCAGAAATATAACATGAGGTATTGTACAATGATGTTACACAGCATAACATAAATTGTGTATACATGTAGCCCCTAACTTGACAAGTGTCACAGTGTTCTGATGTGAGCAGCTGTGGCTTTATCAAACATCCTAGCCATTAGCATCATTAGACCACTATCAGTAGTTGCAATGTGCAATGCTGTTTCTCATGGACTGTTATGACAGGAATTGTAAAGTTTAATGATGAGGTGTCAAATTATATCAAGTTTTACTGAAGTTCTAGAGAGTAGCCTCCTGTTTACTCAGTTTCTCCTGATCCAATGATCAAACTCTTTTCTGCCAGCCAGTGTTGTTGTAGAAACTaatgtaaatactgtatgtactgtgtctataacaaaacaaaacgaataaacaaaatgttcatatactgtatgttgaaataaatttaTGCACCACATCTTATGGCTCCAGGGTATTTTTGTGGGTAGTAGAAATACTGTGgtggtatgttttttttgtctggcAGTGTAGGCAAAGCTAATTCAGCCCAGCTTTGTGTGGACCCCAGTCTGCACATTAGATGAAGGTCAGCTTGAATCACATGCGATTTCCCGAGGCTTTGGTCTCGTTCACCAGCATGCCCCCAGACTATTTTAATATGCAGACTTTCTTCTGAGAGCCCAATTACCACATCTGTAGATAAGAGTAATCTGCTGCCCTCAAAGAGCAAATGAGTTCAAGGGCAGTTAGAATATGGCACTGAAGATGAGAACAGTTATCAGCCCACCACCCCATCATACTCAGCTGTTGTGTCAGAATGGAGGAGTTTAGCTCAAGTTGTTATCAGACTGATTTGAGACAGTGGCGGTAAGCTGTGTTGTATCTGCCACTGTGAAAAGCTAATCAGTTGAGACAATGCAAGAGAAAGGAAAGGTCAACCATGACACGCATAGCTTGTGTAGTGAGTGGAAGCTTGTCCTTTGTGATAGCCTGTTCTCTGCCCTTAAAGGCTACAGCAGCCTAGTGTCATTGTAAGAGTCCTAATTGTGTTAGCGACAACACTCAGCTGAGAAGATGGAAATGCTGACTGAGCCAAAAAGTAAATGGATTTATTGGAGACTGCACTTGTATTTAAAGGGTTAAGTCAtccaaatcacaaaaacacatttccaacATAGATCCCATATCTGCTATTTtttggttaaaggtcccatattgtttACGACAGCGCAGACTCAGAGAGCGCAGATGTGGAAGCCCCGGAAATgctaaccaatcagaacagactgggctttttttggGACGGGTGCtgaaaaggtcccatggcatgaaaatttcactttatgaggctttttaacattaatatgcgttcccccagcctgcctatggatccccagtggctagaaatggtgataggtgtaaaccgagccctgggtatcctgctctgcctttgagaaaatgaaagctcagatgggccgatctggaatcttctccttatgaggtcataaggagcaaggttacctcccctttctctgctttgcccacccagagaatttggcccacccatgagagagagacatcacggctttcaaacgagcaaagtggcaccCCGCCCcccctcaatagcatttaaagctgcagacacagaaatggcacatacttaGGAAAGCTCAAAAAAGGATGTCTTACTTCTCAAGATATTTCACAGACATGTTGCTATGTTACTGTCTATATAGCTAGATACCAACAGGGTTAAGTAGGAAGTAGGTTTTTCCCCCCAGTTGGGCTGAAATGACCCTGTAAAGGTTCAGCAATGCTGGATTATTCCTTAGTTGCAGCTTTTAAAAGACCGTCAGC from Perca fluviatilis chromosome 21, GENO_Pfluv_1.0, whole genome shotgun sequence carries:
- the si:ch211-183d21.3 gene encoding serine/threonine-protein kinase SBK1 isoform X1, with protein sequence MQDHGGERQVASSLPHSVKASLSLSPSGPGRVGSGGGSPTSKMGYCGGVPVEDMQALAITSLSAADVAKQYEHIRELGKGTYGKVDLVAHRTQGTKMALKFVTKNKTKLKSFLREYSLTGSLSCSPFIIKVLDVLFETEDSYVFGQEYAPAGDLFDIIPPQVGLPEEMVKRCMQQLGLALDFMHSKNLVHRDVKPENVLLFDRECRRIKLADFGMTRRVGSRVKRVSGTIPYTAPEVCRASRAEGFLVTTSLDVWAFGVLVFCMLTGNFPWEAALPADAFYEEFRRWQKAGCPVGTYPSQWRRFTDDALRMFQRLLAAEPEKRCGVKDVFCFVKYELVSELRRRASCRAKRGERSSSGVCTGSCTSSSSATSSRSSHRHPEPSTPPGTSCLRPAPLKRSVLSDPLSPREESGQHQSPGRDKNKSQMMMATAIEICV
- the si:ch211-183d21.3 gene encoding serine/threonine-protein kinase SBK1 isoform X2 — protein: MGYCGGVPVEDMQALAITSLSAADVAKQYEHIRELGKGTYGKVDLVAHRTQGTKMALKFVTKNKTKLKSFLREYSLTGSLSCSPFIIKVLDVLFETEDSYVFGQEYAPAGDLFDIIPPQVGLPEEMVKRCMQQLGLALDFMHSKNLVHRDVKPENVLLFDRECRRIKLADFGMTRRVGSRVKRVSGTIPYTAPEVCRASRAEGFLVTTSLDVWAFGVLVFCMLTGNFPWEAALPADAFYEEFRRWQKAGCPVGTYPSQWRRFTDDALRMFQRLLAAEPEKRCGVKDVFCFVKYELVSELRRRASCRAKRGERSSSGVCTGSCTSSSSATSSRSSHRHPEPSTPPGTSCLRPAPLKRSVLSDPLSPREESGQHQSPGRDKNKSQMMMATAIEICV